The Vicinamibacteria bacterium DNA segment TGTATCGGCGACCCCGTGGGCGGCGACGTCCCGGTGATCTCCGACGCAGCCAGCAAGAAACTGAAGGGCACGAAATTCCAGATCACCTGGACGACGGATGTGCCTGCGAATAGCGAGGTGACGTTTACCTGCTGCGGGAGCTACACGAGCACAGTACTTGTGACAAGCCACAGCATGGCGTTCAACGGATCACGGGGTGTCTTGTATGAGTATTACATCTCGTCGACGGACATGGATGGAAAGAAGGCGACAAAGGGTCCGCTATATCACCAGAACTAGAACTAAGTTGGATCGGTGGCGCGCAGCCTCTTTGCTAGGGCTTGCAGGAGCTTCCATCCGATCGCTCCATTCCTTTCGATCAGAGGGCGGAACTCCCAGAACGTGATCCCGTAACAGACCAGGTCGGTCGCAGCGGTCACGGTTGCCGAGCGAGGACCGCCGTCGATGAGGGCAATCTCACCGAAGTAGTCGCCCGGGCCGAGGGTGGCGAGCTCGACGCCCTTGCTGGAAACCGCGGCTTGTCCCGAGTCGATCAGAAAGAAGGCGGCGCCCCCGGAGCCCTCCAGGATGACGGTCTCGCCTTTGGAAAAGGCGCGCACTTTGAGCAGGCGTGCGATTTGTTCGGCTTGCCTGCGGTCCATGTCGGCGAAGAGCTGGGCGCGGCGGAGCGCGGTGACCGGGTCGCGCGGAGGCGGGCCGGGCGGGGGTGCGTCGCTTCGGGCCTTGCCGGTAGTAATGGCGCGGCACTGGAGGAGATAAAGGGTGCCATTTTGGAGCGCCCATTCGATGTCGCGCCGCGGGCCATAAACCTTCTCGCACTGCAGAGCAAGAATGCCCAAGGCGGCGAGCTGGGAGTTGTCGAGGCAGAGTTGGCTGACCTGCTCGGGCGGCACTGGCTCTTCGAAGGTACCCCCGTTCGGGAGCGAGCGGATGGCGATGCGCTTGCGGCCCGCCTTGCGCTCGAGCACCTGGCCGGAGCGGTCGAGGCGGAAGTGGTCCGGGATGACGAGGCCGTTGACCACGGCTTCACCGAGACCCCAACTGGCTTCGATCATGCGCTCATCGGCGCCGGTGACCGGATTCTCGGTGAACATGACCCCGGCGGCGGTGGGGTTGAGCAGCATCTGGACGACCACGCCGACACTCGGCCGCGTGAAGAGGCCTACACGCAGACGGTAGGTGATGGCCGAGTCTGAGTTGGCGGACCACCAGACTTCGCGCACGGCGTCGGGAATATCGGAAGCCGAATGG contains these protein-coding regions:
- a CDS encoding PEP/pyruvate-binding domain-containing protein, translated to MKKVVPFKKASKTSLFGSKAVGLGDAARHGLPVPPGVALSGDLVEAVASGDETAIEKVGKAIADLKPPFAVRSSAVDEDGAAASFAGQHLTLLNVHSASDIPDAVREVWWSANSDSAITYRLRVGLFTRPSVGVVVQMLLNPTAAGVMFTENPVTGADERMIEASWGLGEAVVNGLVIPDHFRLDRSGQVLERKAGRKRIAIRSLPNGGTFEEPVPPEQVSQLCLDNSQLAALGILALQCEKVYGPRRDIEWALQNGTLYLLQCRAITTGKARSDAPPPGPPPRDPVTALRRAQLFADMDRRQAEQIARLLKVRAFSKGETVILEGSGGAAFFLIDSGQAAVSSKGVELATLGPGDYFGEIALIDGGPRSATVTAATDLVCYGITFWEFRPLIERNGAIGWKLLQALAKRLRATDPT